The following are from one region of the Methanomassiliicoccales archaeon LGM-DZ1 genome:
- a CDS encoding NADH-quinone oxidoreductase subunit C, with protein sequence MAAELREHDDTWEPEIQKGLESKFPGHIQVTKTEVRRVYAKTDRENIHAVCQYLHDELNFEHCSTVIGVDLKDRMQVVYHISNYTNYKGEVVELTIDVPNDDLHVPTVSDIWGGANWHERETWELFGIVFDGHPKLERLLTPDTYEFFPFRKSYKLRGWD encoded by the coding sequence ATGGCTGCAGAACTACGCGAACATGATGACACGTGGGAGCCCGAGATCCAGAAAGGACTCGAGTCCAAGTTCCCCGGGCACATCCAGGTCACCAAGACCGAGGTGCGCAGGGTCTACGCGAAGACCGACCGCGAGAACATCCATGCTGTGTGCCAGTATCTTCATGACGAGCTGAACTTCGAGCACTGCTCGACCGTCATCGGCGTCGACCTGAAGGACCGCATGCAGGTGGTCTACCACATCAGCAATTATACCAACTACAAAGGAGAGGTCGTCGAGCTTACCATCGATGTTCCCAACGACGACCTGCACGTTCCTACCGTCTCTGACATCTGGGGCGGCGCGAACTGGCACGAGAGGGAGACCTGGGAGCTCTTCGGGATCGTATTCGACGGCCACCCGAAGCTCGAGAGGCTCCTCACTCCGGACACCTACGAGTTCTTCCCGTTCAGGAAGTCGTACAAGCTCAGGGGATGGGACTGA
- a CDS encoding NADH-quinone oxidoreductase subunit D — translation MAWLKKDDKEIPVDKEGKLDAAAIAQGALKEEESKAIFQAETQKMDTDKMWVIMGPQHPFSHGLWTLKIQVDGEMVTDAEPIVGYLHRGWEKEVENRTYPKIIPMADRLCYAASMTYTHLYCMTVEKALGIEVPEKAKYIRIIADEINRLQSHLMWLAAIGTDLGNYTGFLWASREREFWMDMNIRLCGARMTTNYPRIGGVRNDTTDIFDRDIIRCCDRFDKALWDMIGLIDDNSTFTHRLIGNGILTRERCANLGITGAAARGTGIDFDVRRDDPYDNYDKIDFDVPCQTAGDSYSRYLVRVEEMFQATRIIREAMEKVRELGKNAPYRLKAPTNVPEGRTFCRIEDCRGEAAMYLVSDGTDKPYRLKVRSPIFVNVSASKDLCTGCRIADVPVIMAQIDMCLGETDR, via the coding sequence ATGGCATGGCTTAAGAAAGATGACAAGGAGATCCCCGTCGACAAAGAGGGGAAGCTCGATGCCGCCGCTATCGCGCAGGGCGCCCTCAAGGAAGAGGAGTCCAAAGCGATATTCCAGGCGGAGACCCAGAAGATGGACACCGACAAGATGTGGGTCATCATGGGCCCCCAGCACCCGTTCTCGCACGGGCTCTGGACCCTCAAGATCCAGGTCGACGGTGAGATGGTCACCGATGCCGAGCCCATCGTCGGATACCTTCACAGGGGATGGGAGAAAGAGGTCGAGAACAGGACCTACCCCAAGATCATCCCGATGGCGGACCGTCTCTGCTACGCCGCCTCGATGACCTATACCCACCTCTACTGCATGACCGTCGAGAAGGCCCTCGGCATCGAGGTGCCTGAGAAGGCGAAGTACATCAGGATAATCGCCGACGAGATCAACCGTCTCCAGTCCCACCTCATGTGGCTGGCGGCCATCGGAACCGATCTGGGTAACTACACCGGATTCCTCTGGGCCTCCAGGGAGAGGGAGTTCTGGATGGACATGAACATCAGGCTCTGCGGAGCCCGTATGACCACCAACTACCCCCGTATCGGCGGTGTCAGGAACGATACCACCGACATTTTCGACAGGGATATCATCAGGTGCTGCGACAGGTTCGACAAGGCCCTCTGGGACATGATCGGGCTTATCGACGACAACTCCACCTTCACCCACAGGCTCATCGGCAACGGTATCCTGACCAGGGAGAGGTGCGCGAACCTCGGCATCACCGGCGCCGCCGCAAGGGGTACCGGGATCGACTTCGATGTCCGCCGCGACGACCCCTACGACAACTACGACAAGATCGACTTCGATGTCCCCTGCCAGACCGCGGGAGATTCCTATTCCAGGTATCTCGTCAGGGTCGAGGAGATGTTCCAGGCGACCAGGATCATCAGGGAGGCCATGGAGAAGGTCAGGGAGCTCGGCAAGAACGCCCCCTACAGGCTCAAAGCGCCCACCAATGTTCCGGAAGGGAGGACCTTCTGCAGGATCGAGGACTGCCGCGGCGAGGCCGCCATGTACCTCGTGTCCGACGGCACCGACAAGCCCTATAGGCTTAAGGTGCGCAGCCCGATCTTCGTCAATGTGTCGGCATCGAAGGACCTCTGCACCGGGTGCAGGATCGCAGATGTGCCGGTCATCATGGCCCAGATAGACATGTGCCTCGGAGAGACGGACCGGTGA
- a CDS encoding NADH-quinone oxidoreductase subunit H has protein sequence MADYVSIRDWINYPDPMSNEFYPFGDAYNLPYDISLKLWDIIGGTLAWLLDLLFPGNTVSEWLVCDGTSNFFALVIFMIVIFAVAFLAVLVALWEERKVLGRGMDRRGTMIGMWGFLQCVADGFKTFMKDNIASTRIDKMGYWWTVSLIVGTSVLIDCMIPLSNRWFVVDYGTGLLIIMALYALAPLFILVSGWSQNNKYALIGGIRAAEMMMAYEVPMLITIAATCLLAGTFNINELVAAQYDNVWFIIPECIGAVSFFMCAAAESERSPFDLAEAESELVEGWQTEYGGMKWGLIMLGDYLRGACSCSIFVILFLGGWTLPFIDLNAWDLWWPVPEMVMLLKTWGVFFLVVMLRLGTARVRTDTILNLGWKVFMPLSIVNLIIVLMFRMGGVFC, from the coding sequence ATGGCTGATTACGTCTCTATCCGCGACTGGATCAACTATCCGGACCCCATGTCGAACGAGTTCTACCCGTTCGGCGATGCCTACAACCTGCCGTACGACATCTCCCTGAAGCTCTGGGACATCATCGGCGGCACTCTCGCATGGCTCCTCGACCTGCTGTTCCCCGGGAACACTGTGTCCGAGTGGCTCGTCTGCGACGGCACCAGCAACTTCTTCGCGCTCGTCATCTTCATGATCGTCATCTTCGCGGTGGCCTTCCTGGCCGTCCTGGTAGCCCTATGGGAGGAGCGTAAGGTCCTCGGAAGGGGCATGGACAGACGCGGAACCATGATCGGCATGTGGGGATTCCTGCAGTGCGTCGCCGATGGTTTCAAGACCTTCATGAAGGACAACATCGCCTCCACCCGCATCGACAAGATGGGATACTGGTGGACCGTTTCCCTCATCGTCGGCACCTCCGTCCTCATCGACTGCATGATCCCTCTGTCCAACAGGTGGTTCGTGGTCGACTACGGCACCGGTCTGCTGATCATCATGGCGCTTTACGCGCTGGCCCCTCTGTTCATCCTGGTGTCCGGATGGTCCCAGAACAACAAATACGCCCTCATCGGCGGTATCCGTGCCGCCGAGATGATGATGGCGTACGAGGTGCCGATGCTCATCACCATCGCCGCTACCTGCCTGCTCGCCGGCACGTTCAACATCAACGAGCTGGTCGCTGCCCAGTACGACAATGTCTGGTTCATCATCCCCGAGTGCATCGGTGCGGTGTCCTTCTTCATGTGCGCCGCTGCCGAGTCCGAGCGTTCTCCGTTCGACCTCGCTGAGGCCGAGTCCGAGCTCGTCGAGGGATGGCAGACCGAGTACGGCGGTATGAAGTGGGGTCTCATCATGCTCGGAGACTACCTGAGGGGCGCCTGCTCCTGCAGCATCTTCGTCATCCTCTTCCTCGGAGGCTGGACCCTGCCCTTCATAGACCTCAACGCATGGGACCTCTGGTGGCCCGTGCCCGAGATGGTCATGCTGCTCAAGACTTGGGGAGTGTTCTTCTTGGTCGTCATGCTCAGGCTCGGAACCGCCCGTGTCAGGACCGATACCATCCTCAACCTCGGATGGAAGGTCTTCATGCCCCTCTCGATCGTCAACCTGATCATAGTTCTCATGTTCAGAATGGGAGGTGTGTTCTGTTGA
- the nuoK gene encoding NADH-quinone oxidoreductase subunit NuoK, whose amino-acid sequence MIPIEFFLFFGAILFVIGAYGIMTKSSTIVVLMCIELMLNAANINFVAFSAYSGDALGQVFVIFSISVAAAEVAVGIAIMLNAYKMRKTVSTDDLNQLRW is encoded by the coding sequence ATGATTCCAATTGAGTTCTTCCTCTTCTTCGGAGCGATCCTCTTCGTCATCGGAGCCTACGGCATCATGACCAAGAGCAGCACCATCGTCGTCCTGATGTGCATCGAGCTCATGCTCAACGCCGCCAACATCAACTTCGTCGCGTTCTCCGCATACTCCGGAGATGCGCTCGGACAGGTCTTCGTGATCTTCTCGATCTCGGTGGCCGCCGCCGAAGTCGCTGTCGGCATCGCCATTATGCTCAATGCCTACAAGATGAGAAAGACCGTCAGCACCGACGATCTCAACCAGCTGAGGTGGTAA
- a CDS encoding 4Fe-4S binding protein, with protein sequence MSEYYEKYRDGRHRNWKDLWIVKPIMVCCRLLVRTTIHRPVTVLYPYESLWEPDNYRGRPALDFNKCIGCGMCARMCPCAAIILVETPDDEGKPVKRPQINMGRCSFCAYCAEYCPVDAMTVSPIVELAEFTRSDLIYGPRRLAYDKTTEGMKVKLEETLISDFKNGNGERRIDPLRTDRPELESSKCISCRKCSKVCPVGAITMVEHGKNAKGRPILWPEVDDAKCVCCRNCVDDCPKDALHIKEVL encoded by the coding sequence TTGAGCGAATATTACGAGAAATACAGGGACGGAAGGCACCGCAACTGGAAGGACCTGTGGATCGTCAAGCCCATCATGGTATGCTGCAGGCTGCTCGTGAGGACCACCATCCACAGACCGGTCACCGTGCTCTATCCGTATGAGTCGCTCTGGGAGCCCGACAACTACCGCGGACGCCCGGCGCTGGACTTCAATAAATGCATCGGATGCGGGATGTGCGCCAGGATGTGCCCCTGCGCGGCCATCATCCTGGTCGAGACCCCTGATGACGAGGGCAAGCCCGTCAAGAGGCCTCAGATCAACATGGGCCGCTGCTCGTTCTGCGCCTACTGCGCCGAGTACTGCCCGGTCGATGCCATGACCGTCAGCCCCATCGTCGAGCTCGCCGAGTTCACCAGGTCCGACCTCATCTACGGACCCAGGAGGCTCGCCTACGACAAGACGACCGAGGGAATGAAGGTCAAGCTCGAGGAGACGCTCATCTCCGACTTCAAGAACGGGAACGGCGAGAGGAGGATCGACCCCCTCAGGACCGACCGCCCCGAGCTGGAGTCCTCCAAGTGCATCAGCTGCAGGAAATGCTCCAAGGTCTGCCCCGTCGGCGCCATCACCATGGTGGAGCACGGGAAGAACGCCAAGGGGCGCCCCATCCTATGGCCTGAGGTGGACGACGCCAAGTGCGTCTGCTGCCGCAACTGTGTGGACGACTGTCCTAAGGACGCTCTGCACATCAAGGAGGTGCTGTGA
- a CDS encoding NADH-quinone oxidoreductase subunit J, which yields MGILTEIWDWLVDFGVFIWGNADLVAFVCLAAIAIAAAVAVVTSRIPVHSAFYLALVFFCVGVAYFFLEAEFIGVIQILVYVGAITVLFAFSIMLTRRYIMEDDSDE from the coding sequence ATGGGAATATTAACTGAGATTTGGGACTGGCTCGTCGATTTCGGCGTGTTCATCTGGGGGAACGCGGACCTTGTGGCCTTCGTCTGCCTGGCTGCCATCGCCATCGCCGCGGCCGTCGCCGTTGTCACCAGCAGGATACCGGTGCACAGCGCGTTCTATCTCGCGCTCGTGTTCTTCTGCGTCGGTGTGGCCTACTTCTTCCTGGAAGCGGAGTTCATCGGCGTGATCCAGATACTGGTCTACGTAGGCGCAATCACTGTCCTGTTCGCGTTCAGCATCATGCTGACCCGCAGGTACATCATGGAGGATGATTCCGATGAATAA